The genomic region CATCAACAATTTCACCGTCCTTGAAACGATATTGCATTTGATATTGCTTGGCTGGCAAAACGTTATCCAGCACGCTTTCCAGATAAAACTCACCAAAAACGCCACGCTGTTTTGGATTTTGCAACACGTTTTGCAAGGTTTTAAGATCAGTTGCCACATCAACCACACGCTTATTGGTCTCATCCAATTTTGCCAATCGCTGCGTCACATCAGCCACCAACTTCGCGCTTTCTGATAATTGTTTCTGCACGGAAGTCTGAACTTGCGCGTTACTTCGCTCCAACTTATCACTAACGGATTCATTCAGTTTCGCAATCGTCCGCCCCAATTCCACGACATCGGTTTTAATTAGCTCGACGGATGATTGATTTTTTAGCTCACTGATTTTTGATTGCAAGACAAATAAAGTCGCACCCAAACCAATAGTAATAACAATTAAGAGAATAATGATAATGATTTCCATACACTTAGTGTACAGTGATTATAGTGCCAAAACAACTCGTGCTAAGATTGCGAATAAAGTCATAAATAAAATTGCTGCGCCGTTGCCACGAATTCTATTCAACCAGATTAACGACAAATATACCAAAACTGTCGCCAAAACTACCCATAGTAATGACAAAATCCAAGATCCGCCAGCCCATAATGTAGCACCCCACAATGACACAGTTGCCGCGATTACTACCAACAGAGGTCGCTTAATACCAAATACCGCCAACACTGGAACTAACATAATTCCCGCCAAAACTAACGCAACGTAAGATGCGATGCTCGTGCTGTTTGCGCAAATAGAAATATGCTCAGCGTTCGCGCAAAATACGGGTGTAATCATAAATTTATCAAACGCAAGCGCCAGCAACCAGATAGTCACGCCGCTAGCAACTAAAATCGCCAAAATCCTCAAGAAAACTCGCCTTGAAAATGGATATGTGTAATCTGATATTTCTTCACGGAAAATAGCTGACAATAATTTCATACGTAAATTGTAACGTAAACTTGTCAATATTGCAAATGTATATGATTAAATATTATGCTTTTTCAGGAGACTCATCGGTTTATACCAAACAATCCCTACGCAGGCAATCAATAATCCGCCAACAACGTCAAGTGGCGTATGTACCAATGCAATAACCCGACCGACACATATTAAGATCGTCATAACCAGACAAACAACAGCCAGCCGCCAACTCTTCGCTCCGAAAAATACCGCCAAAGTAATTGCCATTGTAAATAGCGCGTGATCGGACGGAAAACCCGGATTATTAAGGAATGACGCGCCGGCAGATACACCCAGAATCTCGAACGGGCGCATCTGATCTGGTTGATAAATTGACCCGATAATTTTTGCCGCCACGTAAGCCGTCAAACCAGCCATCAAAACTTGGCTATAAACTTGATACTTCTCTTTATTTGGAACCAATTTTATCAGCGAGTACGCACCAATTAGCACGACTGGCACCACTAGCCCATCAGCAATTAGCTTCACGATCCATTGCAAATCCATATTACCAGTATATCGCGTCAACGCTGGCCAGTAAACGCTTGCGGAAATCATTTTTCTATAGTACAATTATGTTTGCCGTTGGGATGTCGCCAAGTGGTAAGGCAGCGGGTTCTGGTCCCGCCATTCGGGGGTTCGAATCCCTCCATCCCAGCCAAGTTTGAAATTTAGCAGCCAATTATTTGGCTGTTTTTTTCATCGATAAATTTGCGCAAATCAGCAAAGCCCACATCACGAATACCAGAAAAATCACAGCCGCACTATTCACGTTCTTTATCGTTGCACCAAATATCACCGACACATACCCATTCACAAACGCCAAAAAACTAATTACCGTCATAATCCCCAAATTCAAAAAGCCAGCCATTCTACTCGTCAGAGTAATTCTTTTTGACATATCCATATCAATTAAAAACGGCAACGATGTTAGCTCAACAACCACCAATATTATCGCAATCGGAAGACTTAAATATGGCGTAATCCCCGCAGAAGTAATGACCGCAGAAAACTTCTCAAACGTAAATAATTGACATAATAATGGCACCATTATCAATAGTCCTGTAATCAATTTAACAATTTTATTCACTTTTCTAGACATGATTTCAGTATAGCTTGCGCGTCAAAAAAGCTCAAGCTTGTTGTATTTTTTACGAAAGCACTTGCACTTTTTATAAAAACGTCATAAAGTTAAATCAGCGAACGTTACAAAAATAAACACCACAAAATCGTATCTTTCGCTCTACGACAAATCCACCACAACTTAAAATACCCCGTCTCTATGGGGTATTTTTATTGGTCAATATCCGCGATTGTTCAGCGCGCCACTCGGCAATTTTTCCGTGGTGTCCGCTCAATAAAACATCCGGCACACGTAAACCCTTAAACTCCTCAGGCCGTGTATACTGTGGAAATTCCAACGTTTCTCCATCTGAAAAACTTTCAATTTCCGCAGATTTTTCGCCGCCCAAAACTCCAGGAATCAACCTAACAATAGAATCAATCATCATCATTGCCGCCAACTCGCCGCCAGTCAGCACAAAATCGCCAATACTCCATTGCTCGTCAACCAACTCCAATATTCGCTCATCTACGCCCTCATATCGCCCGCAAATAAATATCACACCCTTATCATTATCGGCTTCTTTCTGAGCTTTAGCCTGCTTCCAGCGTTGCCCTCGCGGACTCATCAGTACCACTTTCGCTGTTTCATCCTGAGATTTCGCAAATTCTACTGCTTTCCATAACGGCTCAATCATAAGAAGCATCCCGTCGCCGCCGCCATAAGGAGTATCATCAACTTGACGACGAGGACCCAAACCAAACTCCCGCAAATTCACTGTCGTAAGCTCCACTATACCGTCTTTCTGAGCCTTCCACATCATGGAACTATTAAAAACTCCCGTTGTCATTTCTGGGAAAAGCGTAATTACTTGAAACTTTCTCATCTGTTACAGTGTACCAAGTGTTGACTTTTTTGTCCAGGTATGATATATATATCAGCTTTTGTTCAACCGAACAGAAGTAGCCCTTACATAGAAAGGACAGAGATATGTCCGGAGAACTCTCGCTCGAAGGTGCCGAGTACGCAATCAATACTGCAGGGCTCAGCCCTAGGTCGCATGCGTATGTCGACCCATGTGGTGATATCATCATCAAGATCCAAGTCCCCTTGACTCTTGATGATGGAACGCAGGTTCCTTATGGAGCTGGCAGTGATATCCGGCGAAACCTGTCTCATCTCATCAATGAGATCTCGTGGAAGGGAAGTTCCACCGAAGACTGGCGGCTGAACTTCTTCGGAGACAGACTCACTGTCACAGTCGGTGCTGACGTCGTCCTTCCCGAAAAGCACAACATCAACAGCGACGAGCATTATCCCCTGATTCATCAGGGGAATGATAACGGACGCGCGGAGCGTATCCACGCCGCATGCGTCTCCGGGCTTGGCTTCGACTTCTGTTCGATGGCTGCATTGTTCTCCTATACGAACAGTGCAGCCATCGCCGAGCTCCTTAGGCGGGGTCCGGGACATGAAATCATTCATGTCAACGACCAGGAGACCTACGCAGATCTCCTTCCGCATCTGAGC from Candidatus Nanosynbacter sp. HMT-352 harbors:
- the trmD gene encoding tRNA (guanosine(37)-N1)-methyltransferase TrmD; the protein is MRKFQVITLFPEMTTGVFNSSMMWKAQKDGIVELTTVNLREFGLGPRRQVDDTPYGGGDGMLLMIEPLWKAVEFAKSQDETAKVVLMSPRGQRWKQAKAQKEADNDKGVIFICGRYEGVDERILELVDEQWSIGDFVLTGGELAAMMMIDSIVRLIPGVLGGEKSAEIESFSDGETLEFPQYTRPEEFKGLRVPDVLLSGHHGKIAEWRAEQSRILTNKNTP
- a CDS encoding phosphatase PAP2 family protein, translated to MISASVYWPALTRYTGNMDLQWIVKLIADGLVVPVVLIGAYSLIKLVPNKEKYQVYSQVLMAGLTAYVAAKIIGSIYQPDQMRPFEILGVSAGASFLNNPGFPSDHALFTMAITLAVFFGAKSWRLAVVCLVMTILICVGRVIALVHTPLDVVGGLLIACVGIVWYKPMSLLKKHNI